One stretch of Amycolatopsis tolypomycina DNA includes these proteins:
- a CDS encoding DUF742 domain-containing protein, with the protein MSTGSGFDGEPHRPAGREDDGTFADVLNGFTLDSGRARRKRRKNKESPQPPAAGAHAAADPPAPAPSADQGDRVTSLVSPPGSTDGDSPRPGGLFDPGPPSGEFVMPAVFEQPPAPEELTAIVRPYALTGGRTKANYALELETLISAKDYAATGGFPEVAAEQIECISIMEECRTPRSVAEIVSALRVPLGVARVLISDAADAGLVTVHKTITGNDGAEAHLVLMERVLSGLRRL; encoded by the coding sequence ATGAGCACGGGGTCCGGATTCGACGGCGAACCGCACCGCCCCGCCGGGCGGGAGGACGACGGCACGTTCGCCGACGTCCTCAACGGGTTCACGCTGGATTCCGGCCGTGCCCGCCGGAAGCGCAGGAAGAACAAGGAGTCCCCGCAACCCCCGGCCGCCGGTGCGCACGCGGCCGCGGATCCGCCGGCGCCCGCGCCGTCGGCCGACCAAGGAGATCGTGTGACCTCTTTAGTCTCGCCACCCGGCAGTACCGACGGGGACAGCCCCAGACCAGGTGGTTTGTTCGACCCGGGGCCGCCCAGCGGCGAATTCGTCATGCCCGCGGTGTTCGAGCAGCCGCCCGCGCCCGAGGAGCTGACGGCGATCGTCCGGCCCTACGCGCTGACCGGCGGGCGCACCAAGGCCAATTACGCCCTGGAGCTGGAGACACTGATCTCCGCGAAGGACTACGCTGCCACCGGTGGCTTCCCCGAAGTGGCCGCGGAGCAGATCGAGTGCATCTCGATCATGGAAGAGTGCCGGACCCCCCGTTCGGTCGCCGAGATCGTTTCGGCACTGCGGGTGCCTCTGGGCGTGGCCCGGGTGCTGATCAGCGACGCGGCGGACGCGGGGCTGGTCACGGTGCACAAGACGATTACGGGCAATGACGGCGCCGAGGCACATCTGGTGTTGATGGAAAGGGTTTTGAGTGGACTCCGTCGGCTTTAA
- a CDS encoding GTP-binding protein — translation MTSAKIVVAGGFGAGKTTFVGSVSEIVPLTTEAMMTDASVGVDNLDHTPGKSTTTVAMDFGRVSLDADLILYLFGTPGQQRFWFMWDDLVRGAIGAVVLADTRRLADSFAPIDFFEDRGLPYIVGINTFDGVLEHDINDVREALSIDPNIPIVRCDARDRESTKQTLITLVEYAMRQWIALRAANAR, via the coding sequence ATGACATCCGCCAAGATCGTGGTGGCTGGCGGCTTCGGTGCGGGGAAGACGACGTTCGTCGGGTCGGTCTCGGAGATCGTGCCGCTGACCACCGAGGCGATGATGACCGACGCCAGCGTGGGGGTCGACAACCTCGACCACACGCCGGGCAAGTCGACGACGACCGTGGCGATGGACTTCGGCCGGGTGTCGCTGGACGCGGACCTGATCCTCTACCTGTTCGGCACGCCCGGGCAGCAGCGGTTCTGGTTCATGTGGGACGACCTGGTCCGCGGCGCCATCGGCGCGGTGGTGCTGGCCGACACGCGCCGGCTGGCCGACTCGTTCGCGCCGATCGACTTCTTCGAGGACCGCGGGCTGCCGTACATCGTCGGCATCAACACGTTCGACGGCGTGCTGGAGCACGACATCAACGACGTCCGCGAGGCCCTGTCGATCGACCCGAACATCCCGATCGTCCGGTGTGACGCCCGGGACCGCGAGTCGACCAAGCAGACGCTGATCACGCTGGTCGAGTACGCCATGCGGCAGTGGATCGCGCTGCGGGCGGCCAACGCGCGCTGA
- a CDS encoding dihydrofolate reductase family protein, which yields MREIVYMVHTSLDGCVEGPNGEFDWPVMGPELSAYSQELSARAGAFAYGRKVWDMMSAYWPEAESISDHPHDIAFAPVWRETPKVVFSRTLEKADWNTRVFGGDLGEAVAALKAEPGGDLLLMGGAELAAALTARGLIDEYQVFVHPVVLGGGKRPFAEGTARLGLELAQSRMFDDQVVLLRHRRA from the coding sequence ATGCGCGAGATCGTCTACATGGTCCACACTTCGCTCGACGGCTGCGTCGAAGGCCCGAACGGGGAGTTCGACTGGCCGGTCATGGGCCCGGAGCTCTCGGCCTACTCGCAGGAGCTGAGCGCCCGCGCCGGCGCGTTCGCCTACGGGCGGAAGGTCTGGGACATGATGTCCGCGTACTGGCCGGAGGCCGAGTCGATCTCGGACCACCCGCACGACATCGCCTTCGCGCCCGTCTGGCGGGAGACGCCGAAGGTCGTGTTCTCGCGGACGCTGGAGAAGGCGGACTGGAACACCCGCGTCTTCGGCGGCGACCTGGGCGAAGCGGTGGCGGCGCTCAAGGCCGAACCGGGCGGCGACCTGCTGCTCATGGGCGGCGCGGAACTGGCCGCCGCGCTGACCGCGCGTGGCCTGATCGACGAGTACCAGGTGTTCGTGCACCCGGTCGTCCTCGGCGGCGGCAAGCGGCCGTTCGCCGAGGGCACCGCGCGGCTCGGCCTGGAACTGGCGCAGTCGCGCATGTTCGACGACCAGGTCGTGCTGCTGCGCCACCGCCGTGCGTGA